ACTCTTCAATCAGCCGCCGGGTATCTTCCCAAACATGCCCCAGTTCCCGTAGAGACATTCCCTGAACCTTATACTCGGAAATCGCTTTCGCTCCGTCTACCACTTCAATATCAGGATTTATGGGAACTTCCAAGGAGGCATTGGAAAACATCTGTTGATTCTCCGGCTCTAAAATCCAGTCCACAAAAGCCTGTAGGCTCTCATCATTAGGGCCGTCCTTGATTCTTCCGAAACCGGCGGCGTTAACCACGGCGCCCATTTCCCCCTCTTCCTGATCGGGATAAATTGCATCCACATTGTTGTTGGAAGGCTCCGCCAGTTGCTGATGGAAATAATAGTTGTTTACCAGGCCGAACTTGAACTCTCCCGCCCCTACGGCTCGACGAATATCCCCATGGCCTTGGAGAATTCCCCCGGCGTTATCACTTACCCCTTCAATCCATTCCATGGTCCGCTCATCTCCCCACTCATTTCGAAGGGCGGATACGTGACCGATCATTCCTCCGTTGCCTCCCCGGGTGATGGCGAAGGCCTCTTCATACTGAGAATCCGTGAGCTCCCAGATGTTTTTGGGCATTTCCTCTTCCGTAATCAAGTCTTTATTGTACATCAGTACCCGGGTTCTTGCGGATAGAGCAATCCAGGAGTTATCCTCCCCCCGGTACTGTTCATCAATCCCGGTGAATTCTTCTCTTTCAATAGATTCTAAGAGGCCTTCCATTCTTAAGTGCTCCAGGGCACCGACGTCATTGGAGATAAAAACATCCCCCTGTACGTTGCCGGACTCTTCTTTTACCCGGTTGACAATGGTCTCTCCCCCATGAAGGGCCTGTACTTCAATTCCCGTATCTTCTTCGAACTTCTCCAAAAGGGCGTTTACAAAGTTTTCATTTCTTGCAGAGTATACCACCAGTTCCCCCGCCCCTTCGTCCCCCGAGGCTTCGTTACAACCGGCTAGGGCCAGTACTACAATCAGCAGTCCCAAAAGAACTGTTATTTTTCTGTTCTTAAATAAGTTCATTGTTCCACTCCTTCTCCTGTTTTTATGATTTCAATGATCTAGGGTCTGTTCTCAGAGCAAACCGAATCACTGTACTTGATATTATAGCTTAGTTGATAATCGTTTGCAAGTAGTGTTTTTTTTCACGAAGTCTTCCCTGCTTTCTCAGGATTTTTCCGAAAAAAAAAGACTCTTTCGAGTCTTTTTATCCTTCCTGTGCCGGATCTTTTATCCGGGGAGGGGCGCTCTCCGCTTCCTTTGCAGAGATTCCCCGCTTTTGAAGCCTTCGGTTGATCAGCCGTTCCAAAAACATGACGATTACCGCAAACACCGGCACCCCCAGGAACATGCCCAGGATTCCGAAGATCCTCCCCCCCACATAGATGGATAGGATGATCCAAATCGGGCGGATACCCACGCTGTCTCCTAAAATTTTCGGTCCCAGGACCAATCCGTCAAACTGTTGCAGGGCAATAATAAAGAGTCCCACCCAAAGGGCTTCCTGAAAGGAAGAGAACATGGTTACAATAACCACCGGAATCCCCCCTAAGTAAGGCCCGAAATAGGGAATCATATTGGTGACCCCGATAATGATACTGAAAAGCAGTCGATAGGGAATGCCTAAAATACTGAGACCAATGAAAGCGATCACGCCGATAATAAAAGAATCGATGGAACGTCCCACGATGTAACGGCCGAAAAGATCATCAGCGTCCCGGCCGAAATCATTGATTCTAAACACCATTTCCCTGGAAAAAAAGGTATAAAGGATTTTATTGATATTTTTCTTAATAATATTTTTATCGTAGAGCAGATAAAATGCCATAATCATACCGATTAAAAAGTTTAAAACCCCGGAAGTAATATTGGTGATCTGGAAAAAAATCATATCAATGATTTCATCCAGGGACTCCCGTATATATTGAAAGCCGTTTTCCAGCCATCCTTCGATCTCCTCGATAATTTGGAACTCCTGGAAAAAAGCATCCAGGTTTTGGGCTCTTAGGGTAAGCTCTATATTTTCCACAAAGACGATGGTGTTGTCCATGTATTTAGGGAAATTTCGCATAATATCGGATATGCTGGCAATCACCCGGGGGGTCACCACAATAAAGATCATCACAAAGAAAAGGATCACGATTAAAAACATACTGGCGATGCTTAGCATCCGTTTAATTCGAATATTATCCTTCAAAAACTTCACCCGGCCGTACACACTTTCCTCAAACCTTCGAACCCCGGGATTAAGAATGTAGGCGGCAAAAATGCCAATGATAAAAGGGCTTAGAATCCTTCGGATCCATTTCCAGATCAGCCTTAATTGATCGGAAAAATAGCCCATATTATCCAACACTTGATATACTATAATAGCCATGGTAATTACTAAAAAAGCATGCAGGGCATACTTTACCAATCTTCGATCCAACTGAATTTTCATTAACTCCCCCCTCTCCGAACTTTCCATATTTCTATTATAACCCACTCCTGCTTATGCTTCTACCTTTTTAGGGGACTTGTTTTTTATCCTTACTTTTTCCGAACTAAATAATTCGGTAGGGAAAAACCCTCCACGAGACTTCCGATGATGTTTTCTCTCCCCGCCCGATGATAAATCCCTTGAAAAGAACCATTGTAGACATAAACCCCCGTAATGTAGTTGCACTCCTGAAAGGTCACCTGATCCTTTGAAAAAATCGCCATTTCCCGGGAGGGAACGTTGCAAAATTCTTGAATTAAGTATTCTTCATCCACTTCTTCTTCAGCGAATTGCCGCCACTGTTCACTGAGGTAATCCCTTCCCACGGACACCCCGTGACAGGCAAATTTATCCGAGGGTTTTAGGACGTAGCGGTCTTTGTTTTTAAGAATCATCTCCAGGAGTCTCGGCTCCTTGGAACTGAAGGGAACCGTGAAGGGAATATGCCTTTGGATAAACTCCCGTTCTTCCGGATTTAAAAAGCCCGTGGCCTCTTCATCATGGAGAACGGAAAAAATGATTTTATTATGAATGATTTGGGAACGGAAGGAGCCTACAATACAAACCTTCCCTTGAAGATAGGCCCTAACATAGTCCTGTACTTCCTTTCGGTGTTTTTCCACTTCCCAGGTTACCGTACGGCGGTAGATGCAGTCAATTCGAAAATCCCCGTGGTATAAATGCTCTCCCCGCAACTCTAAATCTCTAGGATCCGCGATAATGGTGGAATATCCTCTTTTTTGAAAAGCCTTTTGAAATTCAACAAATTCACTGGGAGGCTTATCCTTTATAAAATCTACAATGGCCACTTGCGGAGTCTTCCGGGTCCCTGCAAACTGATGATAATTATCCCTCAATGCATCGATCCATGAATCGAAGAGCTCAAAGGTATGAAAATCGTATTCCTCTTTGTATCGGTCCAAGGCCAGGGAATCATAAATAATCCGGTCCAACTCTCGGGCCTCTACCATTCCTGAAGAGCCGTCGGCATTAAGCTCACAGAACTGAAAAGATCCGTCCTGGTGGTAAAAAATATCGAAGCGGGCCATGGGAAAGGGATGGTGATATCCGGGATCTTTAAGAATCAGTTCCTCTAAATATGGAGAAAAGCCAAAATGCTTTCGAAAATCGGGCTCTTCCATATAACGGCGAATTACCTTTTTTAAAATTTCTCCCAGGGTGTTTGTCAGTTCTTTAAATCGGCGAATATCCTGATCCGAGAAAAAGTAGGGCTGGTATAAAAACTTCACCGGCTCCCCTTTATAAATTGCCGGCGAATGGTTTACCCGATCCTGAACCTTCACATATTCCCGGATATACCTCTCCGGCTCTTTTTGAACATCTTCTTTGAATCGTTGAAACAGTTCATGCTGACTCATGTTTTTTCCTCCTCTAAGGCTCTTTAATTACTCGCAGTGGTAACAACCCTTCCATTCCTAGTTCTTTATATCCGGCTTTGATCCGCTGCCCGTAAGTTTCTTTGTTCATAATCAATTTCTTTAGCGGGGTAATCATGGATCGTTCTTCCTTCTCCAGGGCCGCCTCCCCCATTTGGATCAGTTCTTCCCCAAAGCTCCCAAGGTCTTTGCCGCCGAAAGGAACCTGATAACCCTGAGTTACCACCCCTTCTTTCAGCCCTTGAATGTCTTCATCCCCATAGGCCAAAGACTTCTGATAGAGTTTCTCCAAGTTCCCTTGGTGATAGAACAGTCCTTTGATCATAGCCAAGTAAGCCATACTCAAATCCGCCGGCATGGAATCCGCCATCCGTATTTCAATGTAATTTTTTCCCCGCACATCAGGAAATACCATGGTATAAAGGTGTTCCAGCTCTTCTTTGGAAAGTCCCTCCGCCTCTTGATAAACTTCCCATAGGGATTTTTCCCCCACGGGCTTTAACCCCTGCTGGTCCAAAACACAAATAGGCTCACTATGTAGTAAGTATTCGGCATAATCCCTGTAATTAAAGCGTTTATCCAAGGAACCCGTGATGATTCCGCTGCGACGGGGATCGGTGTTTTCCCATATCAGGGTGCGAAGGCTGAAATTTTTATAAATTTCCCCTTCAAATATCGGGGCATTATCCGTGATTAAATAAAAAAGCGGGGTTAAAAAATTGGCCACCCGGAACTTCTTAATGAAATCCTCTTCCGATACATAATCAATGGCCACCTGTATCGAGGCGGTACCCTTCATCATATTCAGTGCGTACTTTCCTTTTTTATGGAGGTACTCGGACATGTACTCGTACCGTTTCTTGGGATTAAAGGGAATATCCTTAATCAGGCTTTGGGGGTGGTAGCCCACTCCTAAAAGATACTGGTTATGCTCGGTTACAATGGGGAGTACATCTCCTAGAAATTGATCATATACTTCTTCAATATGGGCAAGATGAATACAGGGACGGGTGGAAAACTCCAGCTGACCCCCGGGCTCTAGGGTGATCTCCATTTCCCCTTTCGACAACCCTACGAGATAACCTTCCTCGTACTTCCCTTGGTACCCTTTCTTTTCCAGCTTTTTAAGCAGGGTTTCGATTCCTAAGGTTTCGTAATAAGTAACGGACTGAAAATTATTTCGATGTACCACCAGGTGTTCGATTTCAATTCCCAGTTTTACATCCTCCGGAGACTTTTCTCCGTTTTTTAATATGCTGATCAATTGTTCTTTGATGGATTCCTTCTTCAATAGTTACACCTCAACTTCTATAATTTCCCAAGTTCTATTGTTTATTTTATACTGTTACTGTTACCCATTCTATTGTACCTTACACCGTGGATTCTGACTAGAAATATTTTTGCACCCTAAATACTTTTTCTTTTTTCCTAAATACATGCTTCCCGTGACCTATTCATCCTTTTTAAATTTTTTTTGATTTTCGCAAAAGGTTTTGTCTATTCTTGTCGAATATAAAATAAGCCCTGAAATCCTAAGGGAAATACATAAAGGAGGCATTACATGAAATTATCCATACGAATGAAAGTCATTATTACCTTGATTGTCTTTATTTCTTTGCCCGCTTTAATCACCGGTTATGTGAATTATCAAAATTCCCAGGACCTATTGGAAGGGGAGTTTAAAAGCTCTACGGAGGACACCATTGAAGACGTAAGAAATGCTTTTCACTTTTTCTTAAACGCTCAGGAAGAGCTGGTAAAAACCTTAAGCCAGGATTACCATCTTCAACGGGTTCTCACGGATCCCGAGGCGAATCCTGATCTGATCCCTGCTACACCGGCTCCCGCTGAAGAGGAGACCGACAACGGAGAGGAGCTTGACAACGAAGAAGAAACAGAAGAAGCCCCGGCAGAAGAACAGGACACCGCCCCGGAGAGCAACCAGTACCTTTCCCGGGTGATGGACTCCCTGGACAATATTGTGGAAAATCATCAAGATGTTTTCCATGCCTATATCGGTACGGACCTGGGAGATATGTATGTCTCTCCGGATATCGATCTTCCCGAGGGTTTTGATCCCAGGGAGCGCCCATGGTACACCGAGGCGGAAGCCAGCGATAGCCTTACCTGGACCGACCCCTACGAAGATGCAGGGACCGGGGATCTTGTGGTTTCCCTGGCAAGACCGGTAAATAACCCGGAGAACAATAACTTTGTGGGCGTTAGTGCCATCGATTTAAATCTGAGTGCTTTACAGACCCTTTTAGGGGATGTGGAGCTTGGGGACAGCGGCTATTTGATCCTTACCAATGCCGCGGGAGAAATCATCGCCCATGAAGATGAATCCCTGGTTTCCTTAGACGTCTCCGAGACCATTCCCAATTTCACCGATACCTTAGTGAACAACCCCTCGGGGGATTATGACTTTAGCCGGGAAGAAGAGGAATTTTTCGCGGTTTTCGATACCATTCCCGGCACGGAGTGGAAACTCATCGGGATTATGAATTACAGCGAAATCGATGAACAGACCCAGGTGATTTTAACCGGGACTTTGATGAGCACCGGGATCACCTTATTGATTGCCCTATTGGCGGGAATACTGATTTCTATAAGTATTACCAAGCCTTTAAAGGTTTTAGTTTCCGACATGTCCAAAGTGGGAGAGGGAGACTTTACTACCCGGTCCTCCATAGCCACCCATGGGGAGGTCGGGGAAGTTGCCAAAACCCTGAATCAGGTAACCCGGTCTCTTTGCGGATTAGTCAGAAACATCCAAAAAGCATCGAAAAACGTTCTGGACTACTCGGATAATTTGAATCACAGCATTGAATCCACCAGCAGTTCCTCCCAAGAGGTTAGCCGGGCTGTGGAAGAAATAGCAAACGGCGCTACGGAACAGGCCAGCGAAGCGGAAAAGGGCTCGACCATGACCGCAAACCTTTCCGGAAAATTCCAGGAGCTTAAAGCCAGCTCCGGAGAAATGCTGAACGCTTCCCAATCCGTTCTTTCTGCCAACGACCAGGGAGTGGCAACTTTGGAAAATCTTAATTCCAAGGCCGATGAGAACAAGGGGGCCATCGATAATATTGAAAATGCCGTGGTGCAGTTAAATGAGAAAACCACCTCCATCGGCACAATTCTTGACAGCATCAGCGCCATCTCGGAACAGACCAACCTCCTGGCCTTAAATGCGGCGATTGAAGCAGCGCGAGCCGGCGAAGCGGGCAGAGGCTTTGCGGTTGTGGCGGAGGAAATTCGTAAGCTGGCGGAACAGACTTCAAAGTCTACGGACCAGATCAGCGGTATCATATCCGACATCACGGAAGAAAGTAATCAAACCGTTAGTATCATGAAGGATGTAAAATCTGCAAACCTTCAGCAATCCGAAGCTATCGGCGGGGTAAACACCTCCTTTGAAGATATTTCCGAAGCCACCAAAACCATCACCACAAAAATACAGGAAATCAACGGAGCCATCGATGCCATGACGGAAGACAGCAATGAAATTGTGTCTGTGATTTCCAACATCTCTGCCGTATCCCAACAAACCGCGGCCTCTTCGGAAGAGGTAACGGCATCCATGGAACAAACCGCCTCCACCTTAACGGAAATCGAAAAGACTTCCGGGCATTTAATATCCTTAGCCCATGAACTCAATGAAGAAATCGAACAATTCAAAGTGGATGAAGAAAACACTGCCTCATCTTTCTCGGAAGATGGCGCAGACACGGATTCCTTTACCGAATCCGAAACTTAGGCATCTATTTGATATACAAGAAAAACACAAAAAAAGCATTTGCTCTTCGGAGCAAGTGTTTTTTTATGTTTTTGTGGATAACTTTCTCTGAACTTGTATCTTTTTTCGAATCTTATCCCCAGTATACACAAGATGTTGTGTATAAACAAAAACCCTTTCTCGATGAAAGTTGTTCTTTATAATTTCAGAAGAAAATGCTATAATATATTTAGCCTTACGAATTATTTTTTTATTCTTATACATAACCAGAATTTTAGGAGCGATGTCCCATGAATTTTGCAGAAAAAAAAGAAATGATTTTATCAGGGAAAATCCATAAAATCATTATAGCCCTGGCGGCGCCCATCATGTTTAACAACTTTATCCAAACCCTGTACAACCTCTCGGATACTTATTGGGTCAGTCAATTAGGCTCCGATGAAGTGGCCGCCATGACCTTGGTATTTCCCGTAATCTTTTTGATTCTTTCCATTGCCATGGGCATGAATATGGCGGGAACCTCCTTAATCTCCCAGTATATCGGCTCTAATCAAGAGGATCGGGCAGAAAAGGTGGCCTCACAGCTTTTTTCCTTTTTATTGGTTCTATCCACAATCCTCGGGTTAGGGGGGTATTTTCTAACCCCAACCATTGTAAGCCTAATGGGCGGTCAAGGGAATGTCCTCCTCTACGGATCCCAATACCTTAGCATCATGTTTTTGGAGATGCCCATTATTTTTATGTTTATTGTCTACAATGCCATTATGCAGGGCCAGGGAAATACCTTTACCCCCATGATTCTGAACGTGGCCGGCTCACTATTAAATGTGGTTTTATCCCCGGTGTTCATCTTCGGCCTGGGACCGCTGCCCTTCATGGGTATCCAAGGGGCGGCCATTGCCACACTGATTTCCCGTTCCATCTTTGTGGGCTATGGAATCTATACCCTGTTCATCCGAAAAGACGGCATCAATATTCGAAAAAAATACATCCTTCCCGATTTCAAGGTTCTAAAAAAAATCATCAAAGTAGGCCTTCCTGCTTCCATCGGTCAGTCCGCCGCCGCCTTCGGTTTTATTATTTTAAATATGTTTGTCCTAAGCTACGGCGACTCCGCCCTGGCAGCCTTTGGCATTGGAAACCGCATTAACAGCGTGGTCATGATGCCCGCCATGGGCATCGGAAATGCCATCGCACCGATTATCGGTCAAAACTTGGGCGCCGACCAGATCCCCCGGGCCCGGTCTACCTTTAAAACCAGCATTGCCATGTCCACGACCTTTATGGCCGTGGGGGGGCTCATCGCCTTTACCTTTTCCGAGTCCATCATCAAAATTTTCGCTAGCGGGGATCCCCAGGTCATCGCCCTGGGTACGGATTATCTGCGTTTAATTTCCCTTTCCATACCCTTAATGGGCATATTTCAGATACTCAACGGAACTTTTCAAGGATCCGGTCATACCATGTATTCCATGTTTATTAACATGTTCCGATTGTGGGGACTTCGGATTCCCATGATCTATATCTTAGGCCGGGTTACCGACCTTGGGGCCGATGCAATTTGGTACTCGATGGTAACGAGTAATTTTCTGATCTGTGTCATCGGTATGGGTATTTATCTCAAAGGAAACTGGGAGGAAAAAATCATTGATGAAGAGGATTTAGATGAATTGAAAACAGATGCCTCTAAAAAAGCTTTAGCCTCATAAGTAAGACAGGGGGAAAGGAACAGGGTTTCTCGGATATAATAATCCGAAGCTGTTTTATTTTCCCCCGGCCTGTGTTATAATCACTTTACAATTAAATTACTTCGCTAGGGGTGCCGTTGGCTGAGAGGATCTTCTCCAACCCTTTAAACCTGTAGGTTAGTACCTGCGCAGGGAAGCTCAATCTTGAGTGAGTGCTTCGATTCACTCTTTTTTGCATCCTAGGGAAAAATTTATTTAATAATTTGGAAAGGATGTGTTTTTTTATGTTCAAAAACTTTGATATTCAATTGGATCAACTCTCCTTAGAAGTTTGGGTCATACTCGGGGTTATGATTTTGCTTCCCGTAATGCTTTTACTCTTCCATCGCAGTCGGGAAAGTCAGGGCGGCCGGCTGTTACAAACAAAAGTGTTGGTCTATGGCAGTCTTTGTGTGGCCTTATCTTTTTTACTGTCTTATATTCGGCTGTTTCGAATGCCCCAGGGAGGCAGTGTGACCCTGGCGGGTATGCTTCCCATCATTATTTTTGCCGTAGCCTTCGGTCCCCTTCCCGGTATTTTAGCCGGCTTTGCCCTGGGACTTTTGAATCTGATACAAGACCCTTATATTGTTCATTGGATGCAGATTTTCCTGGACTACCCTCTGGCCTATGGCGCCCTGGGACTGGCAGGGATCTATCGGAAGCATCTAAGCATCAGTGCCCTCATCGCCGGCATCGGACGGCTGTCCATGAGTTTTTTATCGGGGATCATCTTCTTTCGGGAGTTCACCCCCGAGGGCTGGAACGATGTTATTTATTCCATTGTCTATAACGGATCCTTCATCGGGGCGGAAATTTTCATCATTATTCTACTCCTTCAGGTTCCCCAGGTACAATCGGTATTAAAGCAAATGCGAAGGGGTACACTGTTGACCAACTAAACCCTTTTCTTTTCATATATTCCCTGTTATCTTTTCTAATTTTTGGTTATATATATTCTAAGGCTTCATTTTCTTGAAGCACAAAAAATTTGATTAACAGGAGGTTATATTTTATGGAAGGTTTTGGAACTTTTTTTCAAACAGGTGATTGGAAAGGTGAAAAGCACGTACCGGTGATTCATGCTCCGGAAAAGGTTACTGCAGGAGAGGTATTTGAACTTAAAATGTCCATCGGTGATGCGGTGGGACATCCGAACACCTTTGAACATTACATTTCCTGGTTTAAGCTGATGTACCATCCCGAAGGGGCAAAGTTCCCTATCGAATTGGCAAGCTTTGATTTTGCCGCCCACGGGGAAAGTGATATTTTCACGGAACCTACGGGACTTACTTCAGTAAAGCTTCAAAAATCCGGAACGATTTATGCCCTTAGCTACTGTAATATCCATGGCTTATGGATGAACAGCCAAAAAATCGAAGTGGTCTAGTCGCTTTTCATTCTGGTCCATGGACCTTCGGGAAGGCTAAAAAGGAGATGCGCCGCATCTCCTTTTTTTTATTGATTTTTTTATTCGATTCATCGGTTCCTCCCTCTAGAGTATCGGGGAAAACAAACGGGCCGCCGACTCTTTTAGCCGATTTTTCACAGAACGTTTCTCATACTCCTCTAAATGAATTCTTTTGCTTTCCCGTAAATCTTCAAAGAAATCTCCTTTTACCCTTTTGGTAATCTTTTCATCATAGATGAAAACATTCACTTCAAAGTTCAACTCCAGGCTACGTATATCGAAATTTGCCGTGCCGATGGAGGTTACCTGATCATCACTCATAATGATCTTGCTGTGGACAAAGCCTTTTTGGTATTGATAGATTTTTACCCCGGCATCAAGAAGTTCTTTAAAATGGGATTGGGAGGCCCAAAACACCGTTCGGTGGTCCGCCACCGAGGGCAGGAGTATTCGAACGTCCACCCCCCGGAGGCCGGCAACTTTTAGAGCCGTTAAAATGCCTTCATCGGGAACTAAATAAGGGGTGGTGATATACACACTTTTCCGGGCAGCGGTGATGGCTGTAAAATAGGCCTGTTGAATGGTGTGCCAATACATATCCGGACCACTGGAGAGAATTTGCACCCCTTTTTCTCCTTGATAGCCCTGTCTCGGGAAGTATCGAGGGGCATCCAACTCTTCATGGCTTACAAAATACCAGTCCTTAAGGAAGATGGTTTGCAGGACGTAGTTGGCTTCCCCGAGGATCTTCACATGAGTATCCCGCCAAAAACCCAGCCGTTTATCCCGACCCAGGTATTCATCTCCTATATTAATACCTCCGGTAAACCCCACCGTTCCGTCCACCAGCAAGATTTTCCTGTGATTCCGATAATTCAAGCGACTTCCAAAAAAGGGTAGAGTGACGGGTAAGAACGCCTCTACCTGTACCCCGGCCTTTCTAAGGGGTTTTAAATAATCCTCTTTCAGTTTCCAGGAACCCACCCCGTCATAAATCAGTCGAACCTGAATCCCCTCCTCTGCTTTTTTTATTAAAGCCCGCTGGAATTTTCGACCGATTTCACTGTCCTTGATAATAAAATATTCCATGTGGATATGGTCTTGGGCCCCTTCGATGGCCTTTAACATTTCCGTAAAGGTTTGAGCCCCGTTTTTTAGGATTTTCACCTCATTATTAAAGGTAATGGGGGCGTCTCCGTTTCGAAGAATCAGGGGCACCATTTTTGCCCGGACATCCTTGAAATTTTTCTTAAAAAACTTTCCAAACTGGGTGAAGGTAATTTGAGTATCCAGCAATCTTTTCAACACCCGGTAATCCTGTTTTCTCTTTTTGCTAAAAGTCTTTTTCTTACGATGATTTTGTCCAATGTAGAGATATAAGAAAATGCCCACCAGGGGTAAGAAAATCAACACCAAAATCCATGCCATGGTGCGAGTGGGGTTTCGGTTTTCCAATATAATAAAGATGCTGAGAATTAATACTATTATTGCATAAATCCCGATAATTACGCTTAGGTACAGCATAGAAGCCCTCCTTCTAAGGATCCGTCCTCTGTAGTGATAGTTTTTCCTCGGATGTCAGGATTATTTTAATCAGCTCCTCTAAAATGATATCCTTATTAAAACGAAGAAGCAAGGCGCTGCTTTGAAACAGGGTGTCCCTGCTTTTTTTCATGGGCCGGCGCTTACTATTGATCTCTTCCATAAACTCTTCCAAACCGTATATTTTAAAAAGCTCAACCTTCTCATGGGCTGCAATTTCCTCTAAAAGCTTTAGCACCAGTTCTCCATAGGATACCTCTTTTCGACAGCCTAATAGTTGCACAAGCTTTGGCACCAGCTCTTCCAATGCTAAGCGATTTTTCGGAAGGGTCGTGGAGAGGCCTAATAAGCCGCTGATTTTTCCCAGGGTTTCCTCTTTCAGCCCCTGTAAAAAAGCCACTCCTTCCCGGTCCGTGATCCCTGCTTTTAAATAATAATTTTCCCCGTATAAATCCTGAAATACCTTTAGGGTATCATAGTAACCGAGATTTATATTAAACTCCGCTTTTTCCTTTGAGAAATCCAAAATATTACCCAGGTCGTGTTTCGGTTGAATGTAGATAACTTCCAGGTCCTCAAAATCAACTTTTTTAATTCTTCCTTTACTCATCAATCGCACCGCAACTATTTTTTTATAGCCTTTTTGATAGAGCATATTAATCGGCAGATTATTATAGAAGCCTCCGTCCAGGAAGGTTTTCCCATCGATCTTCTCCGGTTTGAAAACCGGCAAATAAGAGGAGGCCAATAAATAGTCCGCCATCTTCCCTTCCGGGACTTCCTCTTTGAAAAGCTCCAGGGGCTTTAAGTCCGTTAGGGATACGGTAACAAAGCCAAAATCTTTTTTAGATTTTCGAATCACGTCCTCCTTGGTGCCTTCTCGAATCATCTTCACCAGGGGACCGATGTCCAGCCCCGCATCCTTGACAAACCGTTGGGCCTGTTCCAGGACATACTGAATTTGATCCGGCTTAATGCCCGTTTCCATAACCATTTTGTAAAGCTTGGAATCAATATTCAGGATTTTTTCCGGTGCAATTTCCTCCCATATTTCCCGGGCTTTTTCATAATCTTCTTGAATCATTAATGCTCCGTTTAATGCCCCTATGGAGGTTCCCGTGATCCCGTCAAACTCCATGCCCAGCTCTCGGAAAGCTTTCCAGGCACCGAATTGATAGGCGCCCTTTGCGCCCCCACCCTCCAGCGAAAGTCCGATCATATTTTTCCCTTCTTTCTTCTATATTTTCTATTATCCTGTATTGTAGTCTATACCCATTAACCCCAAAATCCCAACAAAAAAACCTTTCGCCACTTAACGGGAAAGGTTTTTCTGAATAATCTGTTTTAACCCCAACAACAGGTTCAAATTGCTTCCTAAACTTAAACCGTCGACGGTCAACGCTCTTTGCTTACTGCAGCCATCCACACCGCCGAGGTCTGTCAGGGCTTTTAATAGATAAACTTCCTCTTTTCCCTCCTGTAATAAGTCCATATCGCTAAGAAGGGAAAGTCCTGCCACAAGACCATAAGCTCCCCAGTTGGAGACCCCGGCCACAAT
The sequence above is drawn from the Isachenkonia alkalipeptolytica genome and encodes:
- a CDS encoding MATE family efflux transporter codes for the protein MNFAEKKEMILSGKIHKIIIALAAPIMFNNFIQTLYNLSDTYWVSQLGSDEVAAMTLVFPVIFLILSIAMGMNMAGTSLISQYIGSNQEDRAEKVASQLFSFLLVLSTILGLGGYFLTPTIVSLMGGQGNVLLYGSQYLSIMFLEMPIIFMFIVYNAIMQGQGNTFTPMILNVAGSLLNVVLSPVFIFGLGPLPFMGIQGAAIATLISRSIFVGYGIYTLFIRKDGINIRKKYILPDFKVLKKIIKVGLPASIGQSAAAFGFIILNMFVLSYGDSALAAFGIGNRINSVVMMPAMGIGNAIAPIIGQNLGADQIPRARSTFKTSIAMSTTFMAVGGLIAFTFSESIIKIFASGDPQVIALGTDYLRLISLSIPLMGIFQILNGTFQGSGHTMYSMFINMFRLWGLRIPMIYILGRVTDLGADAIWYSMVTSNFLICVIGMGIYLKGNWEEKIIDEEDLDELKTDASKKALAS
- the thiT gene encoding energy-coupled thiamine transporter ThiT is translated as MFKNFDIQLDQLSLEVWVILGVMILLPVMLLLFHRSRESQGGRLLQTKVLVYGSLCVALSFLLSYIRLFRMPQGGSVTLAGMLPIIIFAVAFGPLPGILAGFALGLLNLIQDPYIVHWMQIFLDYPLAYGALGLAGIYRKHLSISALIAGIGRLSMSFLSGIIFFREFTPEGWNDVIYSIVYNGSFIGAEIFIIILLLQVPQVQSVLKQMRRGTLLTN
- the cls gene encoding cardiolipin synthase, coding for MLYLSVIIGIYAIIVLILSIFIILENRNPTRTMAWILVLIFLPLVGIFLYLYIGQNHRKKKTFSKKRKQDYRVLKRLLDTQITFTQFGKFFKKNFKDVRAKMVPLILRNGDAPITFNNEVKILKNGAQTFTEMLKAIEGAQDHIHMEYFIIKDSEIGRKFQRALIKKAEEGIQVRLIYDGVGSWKLKEDYLKPLRKAGVQVEAFLPVTLPFFGSRLNYRNHRKILLVDGTVGFTGGINIGDEYLGRDKRLGFWRDTHVKILGEANYVLQTIFLKDWYFVSHEELDAPRYFPRQGYQGEKGVQILSSGPDMYWHTIQQAYFTAITAARKSVYITTPYLVPDEGILTALKVAGLRGVDVRILLPSVADHRTVFWASQSHFKELLDAGVKIYQYQKGFVHSKIIMSDDQVTSIGTANFDIRSLELNFEVNVFIYDEKITKRVKGDFFEDLRESKRIHLEEYEKRSVKNRLKESAARLFSPIL
- a CDS encoding methyl-accepting chemotaxis protein, with the translated sequence MKLSIRMKVIITLIVFISLPALITGYVNYQNSQDLLEGEFKSSTEDTIEDVRNAFHFFLNAQEELVKTLSQDYHLQRVLTDPEANPDLIPATPAPAEEETDNGEELDNEEETEEAPAEEQDTAPESNQYLSRVMDSLDNIVENHQDVFHAYIGTDLGDMYVSPDIDLPEGFDPRERPWYTEAEASDSLTWTDPYEDAGTGDLVVSLARPVNNPENNNFVGVSAIDLNLSALQTLLGDVELGDSGYLILTNAAGEIIAHEDESLVSLDVSETIPNFTDTLVNNPSGDYDFSREEEEFFAVFDTIPGTEWKLIGIMNYSEIDEQTQVILTGTLMSTGITLLIALLAGILISISITKPLKVLVSDMSKVGEGDFTTRSSIATHGEVGEVAKTLNQVTRSLCGLVRNIQKASKNVLDYSDNLNHSIESTSSSSQEVSRAVEEIANGATEQASEAEKGSTMTANLSGKFQELKASSGEMLNASQSVLSANDQGVATLENLNSKADENKGAIDNIENAVVQLNEKTTSIGTILDSISAISEQTNLLALNAAIEAARAGEAGRGFAVVAEEIRKLAEQTSKSTDQISGIISDITEESNQTVSIMKDVKSANLQQSEAIGGVNTSFEDISEATKTITTKIQEINGAIDAMTEDSNEIVSVISNISAVSQQTAASSEEVTASMEQTASTLTEIEKTSGHLISLAHELNEEIEQFKVDEENTASSFSEDGADTDSFTESET
- a CDS encoding class II SORL domain-containing protein, whose protein sequence is MEGFGTFFQTGDWKGEKHVPVIHAPEKVTAGEVFELKMSIGDAVGHPNTFEHYISWFKLMYHPEGAKFPIELASFDFAAHGESDIFTEPTGLTSVKLQKSGTIYALSYCNIHGLWMNSQKIEVV